A genomic region of Nostoc sp. UHCC 0702 contains the following coding sequences:
- the sufR gene encoding iron-sulfur cluster biosynthesis transcriptional regulator SufR, protein MATTHQSSTKQDILEYLLKHSQATAFELAEVLDVSPQAIRRHLKDLEAEELVLYSSIVQGGMGRPQHVYQLSRRGRDRLQPSTSDRYGEFAVSLLDTLAQTVGHDQFKSILQKQWQRKAQEYRDRVGFGSLRERVEKLVELRKAEGFMAEYHAVDLDDSSGGTAGDRFIFIEHNCAISNVAESFPTICGHELEMFAAVLPDCTVERTHWIINGEHRCGYLMQARKQKSHE, encoded by the coding sequence ATGGCGACTACCCACCAGTCCTCAACCAAGCAAGATATTTTGGAGTATCTGCTCAAACACTCACAAGCAACGGCTTTTGAGCTAGCTGAAGTTTTAGATGTCAGTCCCCAAGCGATTCGCCGTCATCTCAAGGATTTGGAGGCGGAGGAGCTAGTCTTGTACTCGTCAATAGTGCAGGGGGGGATGGGGCGTCCGCAGCACGTTTATCAACTGAGTCGTCGAGGACGCGATCGCCTGCAACCGTCAACGAGCGATCGCTACGGTGAATTCGCCGTTTCTTTGCTGGATACTTTAGCACAAACGGTAGGACATGACCAATTCAAATCGATTTTACAAAAACAATGGCAGCGCAAGGCACAAGAGTACCGCGATCGCGTGGGTTTTGGTTCGCTGCGCGAGCGTGTGGAAAAGTTAGTAGAACTGAGAAAAGCTGAAGGTTTCATGGCAGAGTACCACGCTGTAGATTTAGATGACTCTTCAGGTGGTACAGCTGGCGATCGCTTTATTTTCATAGAGCATAACTGCGCTATTTCCAACGTTGCTGAGTCTTTCCCTACTATTTGCGGTCATGAATTAGAAATGTTTGCCGCAGTCTTACCAGACTGTACTGTAGAACGCACCCACTGGATTATCAATGGCGAACATCGTTGTGGCTATTTAATGCAAGCTAGAAAACAAAAGTCTCACGAATAA
- the sufB gene encoding Fe-S cluster assembly protein SufB: protein MSATVKTLVNQPYKYGFVTDIEADTIPRGLDEDVVRLISAKKNEPEFMLEFRLKAYRQWQKMTEPTWPNVKYPPINYQDIIYYSAPKRNKEKLNSLEEVDPTLLETFEKLGISLSEQKRLANVAVDAIFDSVSVATTFKEKLAKDGVIFCSISEALREHPELVRKYIGSVVPVADNYFAALNSAVFSDGSFVYIPKGVKCPMELSTYFRINSGDTGQFERTLIVAEEGSYVSYLEGCTAPMYDSNQLHAAVVELVALDNAEIKYSTVQNWYGGDANGKGGIYNFVTKRGLCQGVNSKISWTQVETGSAITWKYPSCVLVGDNSVGEFYSVALTNNMQQADTGTKMIHVGKNTRSTIISKGISAGNSSNSYRGLVKVNPKAQGARNYSQCDSMLIGDNAHANTFPYIQVQNNTAKVEHEASTSKIGEDQLFYFAQRGISAEDAISMMISGFCKDVFNQLPMEFAVEADKLLSLKLEGSVG from the coding sequence ATGAGTGCCACTGTCAAAACCTTAGTCAACCAACCCTACAAGTACGGCTTTGTCACCGATATTGAGGCCGACACTATTCCGCGTGGACTAGACGAGGACGTTGTTCGCTTAATCTCCGCCAAGAAGAACGAGCCGGAATTTATGCTGGAGTTTCGCCTCAAAGCTTATCGCCAGTGGCAAAAAATGACAGAACCGACTTGGCCCAATGTCAAGTACCCGCCAATAAATTATCAAGATATCATTTATTACTCAGCTCCGAAACGAAACAAAGAAAAACTCAACAGCTTGGAGGAAGTTGATCCCACCCTCCTAGAAACCTTCGAGAAGCTGGGTATTTCCCTGTCTGAACAGAAGCGATTGGCAAACGTCGCCGTTGATGCAATTTTTGATAGCGTTTCTGTCGCCACCACATTTAAAGAAAAGCTAGCCAAAGACGGCGTGATTTTCTGCTCGATTTCCGAAGCACTGCGGGAACACCCAGAATTAGTGCGGAAGTACATTGGTAGCGTTGTCCCCGTAGCAGACAACTACTTTGCTGCGCTTAACTCCGCTGTATTTAGCGATGGTTCCTTCGTCTACATTCCTAAAGGCGTGAAATGCCCGATGGAACTGTCTACTTATTTCCGCATCAACTCCGGCGATACAGGACAATTCGAGCGGACTTTGATTGTCGCTGAAGAAGGTAGTTATGTTTCCTACCTCGAAGGTTGCACCGCCCCAATGTATGACAGCAACCAACTGCACGCCGCTGTTGTGGAACTCGTCGCCCTCGACAACGCGGAAATTAAATACTCTACCGTGCAGAACTGGTACGGCGGAGATGCCAACGGTAAAGGCGGTATTTACAACTTCGTTACCAAGCGCGGTTTGTGCCAAGGTGTCAATTCTAAGATTTCCTGGACTCAAGTTGAAACTGGTTCCGCAATTACTTGGAAGTATCCTAGCTGCGTATTGGTAGGTGATAACTCTGTAGGTGAATTCTACTCGGTAGCGCTGACAAATAACATGCAGCAAGCCGATACCGGCACCAAAATGATTCACGTCGGTAAGAACACTCGCAGCACAATTATTTCTAAAGGAATCTCTGCTGGTAACTCTAGCAACAGCTACCGGGGTTTGGTGAAAGTCAACCCGAAAGCCCAAGGAGCGAGAAACTATTCTCAATGCGATTCCATGCTGATTGGGGATAATGCCCACGCCAATACTTTTCCTTACATTCAGGTGCAGAATAATACTGCCAAGGTGGAACATGAAGCGTCCACTTCCAAGATTGGGGAAGATCAACTGTTCTACTTTGCTCAACGGGGAATTTCGGCAGAAGATGCAATCTCCATGATGATTAGTGGCTTCTGCAAAGATGTGTTTAATCAGCTGCCGATGGAATTCGCGGTGGAAGCTGATAAGCTGTTGAGTCTGAAGTTGGAAGGCAGCGTTGGTTAA
- the sufC gene encoding Fe-S cluster assembly ATPase SufC, whose translation MIIENSEVVLSVRDLTANVDGTPILKGLNLEVRLGEIHAIMGPNGSGKSTFSKVLAGHPAYEVTGGEVIFQGQNLLELDPEERAISGIFLAFQYPLEIPGVSNLDFLRVAYNSRRKAQGLEELDTFDFDDLIEEKLEVVKMNPAFLSRSLNEGFSGGEKKRNEILQMALLEPKLAILDETDSGLDIDALKIVANGVNQLANAENATIMITHYQRLLNYIVPDFVHVMANGRILTSGGKELALELESRGYDWVLEAAEVGV comes from the coding sequence ATGATTATTGAAAATAGCGAAGTTGTGCTGTCAGTGAGAGATTTGACAGCTAATGTTGATGGCACGCCGATTCTCAAGGGGCTGAATCTTGAGGTACGCTTGGGTGAAATTCATGCAATTATGGGGCCAAATGGTTCCGGTAAGAGTACTTTCTCTAAGGTGTTGGCTGGACATCCAGCGTATGAGGTGACTGGCGGTGAGGTAATTTTCCAAGGGCAAAATCTGCTGGAATTAGACCCGGAAGAACGGGCAATAAGTGGTATATTTTTAGCGTTTCAATATCCTTTGGAAATTCCTGGTGTCAGCAATTTAGATTTTTTGCGAGTGGCTTATAATTCTCGTCGCAAGGCGCAGGGTTTAGAAGAATTAGATACCTTTGATTTTGATGATTTGATTGAGGAAAAGTTGGAAGTGGTGAAGATGAATCCTGCTTTCCTCAGTCGCAGTTTGAATGAAGGGTTTTCTGGTGGCGAGAAGAAGCGCAATGAGATTTTGCAAATGGCGCTACTAGAACCAAAGTTGGCAATTCTGGATGAAACAGATTCAGGTTTAGATATTGATGCGCTGAAGATTGTGGCAAATGGGGTAAATCAATTAGCAAATGCAGAAAATGCCACGATTATGATTACCCACTACCAGCGGTTACTCAACTATATTGTGCCTGACTTTGTGCATGTAATGGCAAACGGGCGAATTCTCACTAGCGGCGGTAAGGAACTGGCGCTAGAGTTGGAGTCTCGTGGTTATGACTGGGTGCTGGAAGCTGCTGAGGTGGGTGTGTAA
- the sufD gene encoding Fe-S cluster assembly protein SufD: MTIQVSPSSIPNSDTVLLDRDAYLAGLLNQVTSHQTEGWLQELRQRAANWVRHSTIPTTREEEWRFTDLSALRQVQFKFQPNQISDASGTPLSLPEALKSRLVFVNGKFAPALSAIANLPPGVKVSNLANLSADEREHVKQYLAQAEGAQEVFTALNTAGINDVAVVWVSKNVEVETPIHLQFITVAEPSIFSLPRCLVVAEAGSSLILVEEYTTFSGHVGDFTENSTPEFVGFTNAVTEIWLGENAQVNHTRIQREHLADFHIGKTAVSQARDSRYSCNAITLGGKLSRHNLEILQTGEQTETILNGLTMISGKQVADTHSALALNYPYGTSKQLHKCIVGDRAHAVFNGKVFVPKPAQLTDAAQLNRNLLLSSKARVDTKPQLEITADNVKCAHGATVSQLEDDEIFYLQSRGINQNDARKLLINAFAAEIITKIPIPSLQENLLNTVTNLKSLTTDN; the protein is encoded by the coding sequence ATGACAATTCAAGTTTCTCCTAGTTCAATTCCCAACTCGGATACAGTTTTGTTAGATAGAGATGCTTATTTGGCTGGGTTGTTAAATCAGGTAACTAGTCATCAAACAGAGGGGTGGTTGCAGGAATTACGCCAACGCGCTGCAAATTGGGTACGTCACTCAACTATTCCGACTACCCGCGAGGAAGAATGGCGATTTACTGATTTGTCAGCTTTGCGGCAAGTACAATTTAAATTTCAGCCAAACCAAATATCTGATGCAAGTGGCACACCTTTATCGCTGCCAGAAGCACTAAAAAGTCGTTTAGTGTTTGTTAATGGCAAATTTGCACCTGCTTTATCTGCAATTGCTAATTTACCACCTGGTGTTAAAGTGAGTAATTTAGCTAACTTGTCAGCGGATGAGCGTGAGCATGTAAAACAGTATTTGGCTCAGGCTGAGGGAGCGCAAGAAGTATTTACTGCGCTTAATACTGCTGGTATAAACGATGTAGCAGTAGTGTGGGTTTCCAAAAATGTGGAAGTGGAAACACCAATTCATCTACAGTTTATAACTGTGGCTGAACCTTCAATTTTTTCTCTACCGCGTTGTTTGGTAGTAGCTGAGGCTGGAAGTAGTTTAATTTTAGTTGAAGAGTACACAACTTTTTCAGGCCATGTAGGGGATTTTACAGAAAACAGCACACCAGAATTTGTTGGCTTTACTAACGCAGTAACGGAAATTTGGCTGGGAGAAAATGCTCAGGTAAATCACACTCGCATTCAACGCGAACATCTGGCTGATTTTCATATAGGTAAGACTGCTGTAAGCCAAGCTCGTGATAGTCGATATAGTTGTAATGCCATTACCCTAGGCGGGAAGCTGTCACGACATAATTTAGAGATTTTGCAAACTGGTGAGCAAACAGAAACTATCCTCAATGGTTTGACGATGATTTCTGGTAAACAGGTAGCGGATACTCACAGCGCCCTGGCTTTGAATTATCCTTATGGTACAAGTAAGCAATTGCATAAGTGTATCGTAGGCGATCGCGCTCATGCTGTGTTCAATGGCAAAGTTTTTGTGCCCAAACCCGCGCAGTTGACGGATGCGGCGCAGTTGAATCGCAATTTGCTGCTATCATCGAAAGCCAGAGTAGATACTAAACCCCAATTGGAAATTACTGCTGATAATGTGAAATGCGCTCACGGTGCTACTGTCAGCCAATTGGAAGATGATGAAATATTCTATCTGCAAAGCCGGGGAATTAATCAAAACGATGCTCGGAAATTATTAATTAACGCTTTCGCCGCCGAAATCATCACCAAAATACCAATACCCTCCTTGCAAGAAAACCTGTTAAATACAGTCACAAATCTGAAGTCCCTAACAACTGACAACTGA
- a CDS encoding cysteine desulfurase yields the protein MTFTSTKTLADQVRADFPILHQEVNGKTLVYLDNAATSQKPLFVLNTLRDYYEQYNANVHRGAHTLSAKATDAYEAARDKVAKFINAASRQEIVYTRNASEAINLVAYSWGMNNLQPGDEIILSVMEHHSNIVPWQFVAQKTGAILKFVELTPEETFDLEQFKQLISEKTKLVSVVHISNALGCINPVQEIASIAHRYGAKFLVDACQSVPHFPVDVQQIDCDWLVASGHKMCAPTGIGFLYGKLDLLESMPPFFGGGEMIAEVYLDHSTYAELPHKFEAGTPAIGEAIALGAAVDYLSSIGMDKIHAYEAELTAYLFQQLEQIPQIRIYGPKPNAQGEGRAALATFTAAGVHANDLSTLLDQEGVAIRSGHHCTQPLHRYLGLAATARASLSFYNTREEIDAFIKALKETLDFFAGIFG from the coding sequence ATGACTTTCACCTCTACCAAAACCCTTGCTGATCAAGTTCGCGCTGACTTCCCAATCTTACATCAGGAAGTCAACGGCAAAACTTTAGTTTATCTGGATAATGCTGCTACCTCACAAAAACCTTTGTTCGTATTAAATACCTTGCGGGATTACTACGAGCAATATAACGCCAATGTCCATCGCGGCGCTCATACTCTCAGTGCTAAAGCTACCGATGCTTATGAAGCAGCGCGAGACAAAGTTGCCAAATTCATCAATGCAGCATCGCGCCAAGAAATTGTTTACACCCGCAACGCGAGTGAAGCAATTAACTTAGTTGCCTATAGCTGGGGAATGAATAATTTACAGCCGGGAGATGAAATTATTCTGTCGGTGATGGAACATCACAGTAATATAGTTCCCTGGCAGTTTGTAGCCCAAAAAACGGGTGCAATTCTGAAATTTGTAGAACTGACACCTGAAGAAACTTTTGATTTAGAACAGTTTAAACAACTGATTTCCGAGAAAACAAAATTGGTATCAGTAGTGCATATTTCTAATGCCTTGGGTTGTATTAACCCAGTGCAAGAAATTGCTAGTATTGCTCACAGATACGGTGCGAAATTCTTAGTTGATGCTTGTCAAAGTGTTCCCCATTTTCCGGTTGATGTGCAACAAATAGATTGTGATTGGTTGGTTGCTTCCGGTCACAAAATGTGCGCCCCAACAGGGATAGGATTTTTGTATGGAAAGTTAGATTTACTAGAATCAATGCCGCCATTTTTCGGTGGTGGTGAAATGATTGCTGAGGTGTATTTAGACCATTCTACCTATGCAGAATTACCCCATAAATTTGAAGCCGGTACACCTGCAATTGGGGAAGCGATCGCTCTTGGTGCAGCGGTAGATTATCTTAGTAGTATTGGCATGGATAAAATCCACGCCTACGAAGCAGAATTAACCGCTTATTTGTTCCAACAACTAGAGCAAATTCCCCAAATTCGCATTTACGGCCCCAAGCCAAATGCTCAAGGAGAAGGTAGAGCCGCTTTAGCTACATTCACAGCCGCAGGAGTCCACGCTAACGACTTATCTACATTATTAGATCAAGAAGGCGTTGCCATTCGTTCTGGGCACCACTGCACTCAACCATTACACCGCTATTTGGGTCTTGCTGCAACTGCACGGGCTAGTTTATCTTTCTACAATACCCGTGAAGAAATTGATGCTTTTATCAAAGCACTGAAGGAAACCCTTGACTTTTTTGCTGGTATCTTTGGTTAA